A window of Burkholderia ubonensis contains these coding sequences:
- a CDS encoding ATP-binding protein — protein sequence MNTNPTEPKRDAQVAHLPQPSPQREAHAKPDTQLPPAPRSIAETGLSQTFVAGLVLKATLVLGRPSYGDLIDRHCLPISVLDDVLAFLVREHLVEITHRGTTDLDVSFRLTDAGRVAALEERARSSYSGPAPVPLDAYLACIDAHSVRKLRVAQNDVWAVFDGVIMDTSILDAAAAALNAGRPLLIHGPAGSGKTFLAERLGMLMRGDVPVPYAIYAGGEIIQIHDPLVHVDAAQQPDGQSVDRRWRLCERPMVMSGGELTLDELDLRREDASGCYQAPPHVKANMGMYVVDDLGRQRVEPRDLLNRWLRPLDRGVDLLTLGSGNRFLVPFDVWPVFSSNIAPSQFGDDAFLRRLGSKLYVGPMEIEDYRTVFDAACESLGLVSSQDAFDYLLHRLHLPTGKAFLACFPGDLLRLVAASARYRGDPPEVTHDALHDAWASYFGAAPERDGGYLPPGERGGRTRVAG from the coding sequence ATGAACACGAATCCCACCGAACCGAAACGCGACGCGCAGGTAGCGCATCTGCCGCAGCCGTCGCCGCAGCGGGAAGCGCATGCGAAGCCCGACACGCAGCTGCCGCCGGCGCCGCGCTCGATCGCGGAAACCGGGCTGAGCCAGACCTTCGTGGCTGGGCTCGTGCTGAAGGCGACGCTGGTGCTCGGCCGCCCGTCGTACGGCGATCTGATCGACCGGCACTGCCTGCCGATCTCGGTGCTCGACGACGTGCTCGCGTTCCTCGTGCGCGAGCATCTCGTCGAGATCACGCATCGCGGCACGACCGATCTCGACGTGTCGTTCCGTCTGACCGACGCCGGCCGCGTCGCGGCGCTCGAAGAGCGCGCGCGCAGCAGCTACAGCGGGCCGGCGCCGGTGCCGCTCGATGCGTATCTCGCCTGCATCGACGCGCATTCGGTGCGCAAGCTGCGCGTCGCGCAGAACGACGTGTGGGCCGTGTTCGACGGCGTGATCATGGACACGTCGATCCTCGACGCGGCCGCCGCCGCGCTGAACGCCGGCCGGCCGCTGCTGATCCACGGCCCTGCGGGCAGCGGCAAGACCTTCCTCGCGGAGCGCCTCGGCATGCTGATGCGCGGCGACGTGCCGGTGCCGTACGCGATCTACGCGGGCGGCGAGATCATCCAGATCCACGACCCGCTCGTGCACGTCGACGCGGCGCAGCAGCCGGACGGGCAGTCGGTCGACCGCCGCTGGCGGCTGTGCGAGCGCCCGATGGTGATGTCCGGCGGCGAGCTGACGCTCGACGAGCTCGACCTGCGGCGCGAAGACGCGTCCGGCTGCTACCAGGCGCCGCCGCACGTGAAGGCCAACATGGGCATGTACGTCGTCGACGACCTCGGCCGCCAGCGCGTCGAGCCGCGCGACCTGCTCAACCGCTGGCTGCGGCCGCTCGATCGCGGCGTCGACCTGCTGACGCTCGGCTCGGGCAACCGCTTTCTCGTGCCGTTCGACGTGTGGCCGGTGTTCTCGAGCAACATCGCGCCGTCGCAGTTCGGCGACGACGCGTTCCTGCGCCGCCTCGGCTCGAAGCTCTACGTCGGGCCGATGGAGATCGAGGACTACCGCACGGTGTTCGACGCCGCGTGCGAGTCGCTCGGGCTGGTGTCGTCGCAGGACGCCTTCGACTACCTGCTGCACCGGCTGCACCTGCCGACCGGCAAGGCGTTCCTCGCCTGCTTCCCGGGCGACCTGCTGCGTCTCGTCGCCGCGTCGGCGCGCTATCGCGGCGATCCGCCCGAAGTGACGCACGACGCGCTGCATGACGCCTGGGCCAGCTATTTCGGCGCGGCGCCGGAGCGCGACGGCGGGTATCTGCCGCCGGGCGAGCGCGGCGGTCGCACGCGCGTCGCCGGTTGA
- the cpaB gene encoding Flp pilus assembly protein CpaB: MKNTRAILMLVVAMVAGLAAVVFASRWLMNTSNGSVTSVAVATTDLNLGEPIGPAQIRTISWPTGSVPPGAFTDTKSLEGRVVRTSLARGEPVLEAKLAPLGTKGGLSAVIGAGNRAITVRVNDVVGVAGFALPGNYVDVIVNTQEPGKTDNQQSISKIVLEHILVLAVAQQVSRDDTQPKVVNAVTLEVSPEQAEKLDVARSVGTLSLVLRNQVDKQTLNTDGATKLTLLGKAPVPDAPPAPAPARVRTVRVHVASHAAPAVRRDCIGVLTGVAGSVECF, translated from the coding sequence ATGAAAAACACTCGCGCAATCTTGATGCTGGTGGTCGCGATGGTCGCGGGGCTTGCCGCGGTCGTGTTCGCGTCGCGCTGGCTGATGAACACGTCCAACGGTTCGGTCACGTCCGTCGCGGTCGCGACCACCGACCTCAACCTGGGCGAGCCGATCGGGCCGGCCCAGATCCGCACCATCAGCTGGCCGACGGGCAGCGTGCCCCCGGGCGCGTTCACCGACACCAAGTCGCTCGAAGGGCGCGTCGTGCGCACGAGCCTCGCGCGCGGCGAGCCCGTGCTCGAAGCGAAGCTCGCGCCGCTCGGCACGAAGGGCGGGCTGTCCGCCGTGATCGGCGCGGGCAACCGCGCGATCACGGTGCGCGTCAACGACGTCGTCGGCGTCGCGGGCTTCGCGCTGCCGGGCAACTACGTCGACGTGATCGTCAACACCCAGGAGCCGGGCAAGACCGACAACCAGCAGAGCATCTCGAAGATCGTGCTCGAGCACATCCTGGTGCTGGCGGTCGCGCAGCAGGTCAGCCGCGACGACACGCAGCCGAAGGTCGTCAACGCGGTGACGCTCGAAGTGTCGCCCGAGCAGGCGGAGAAGCTCGACGTCGCGCGCAGCGTCGGCACGCTGTCGCTCGTGCTGCGCAACCAGGTCGACAAGCAGACGCTGAACACCGACGGCGCGACCAAGCTCACGCTGCTCGGCAAGGCACCGGTGCCCGATGCACCGCCCGCGCCGGCACCGGCCCGCGTGCGAACCGTGCGGGTGCACGTCGCGTCGCACGCGGCGCCGGCGGTGCGGCGCGACTGCATCGGCGTGCTGACCGGCGTGGCCGGCAGCGTCGAGTGTTTCTGA
- a CDS encoding type II and III secretion system protein family protein, with product MKIKPQHSGTGPVRTRIARGAMMAAILCTGTLTVYSALAQEAAESAALTKGGASAPAAVAKGPMQMTISMTPAPAAGAAAAAANGPLRGPNCVGAVRESTSVSVPLGKSMLVPMPEPVRNRTIGNPAVAQATMVSPQTLYILGLSVGTTNMIVQGKSGACRIIDVAVGADAGGLQASLGQLMPGERDIHVSTAADTIVLAGNVSSAQAAQQAVQIARAYSDSAGGGEGGTAKGGGTVLNMLTVTAPQQVMLEVKVAEVSKTLINQLGSAFNIQGGFGSWSGALVSNLLAGVASGIVANKANNRPFSVAVDAQNTDNLVKILAEPNLVTISGQEATFLAGGKIFIPVPQSNTGGGSTITLQEEEFGVALRFLPTVLSNGRISLKVAPEVSELSQTGVTLTATNVAGASILPLITTRRASTTVQMADGESFAIGGLIKDNATGSLKAVPGIGEIPVLGALARSTSFQQDRTELIFIITPHLVKPLQTADVPLPTDSFTRTNEVDVFATGNMEGRHGVRRPAAQPANGAADAPQAPAPTPAQQSAAPAAAAPAPRAPAPADAPAPAAVQPENAAAAAPAAAGAVSAAPAVAQPPADAANAARVARIEAAAARLAAAAGSTPPQKPRLPAAAHAQVARANAGPQSTDH from the coding sequence ATGAAGATCAAACCGCAACACTCAGGTACCGGCCCGGTGCGCACACGTATCGCACGAGGCGCGATGATGGCCGCGATCCTCTGTACCGGAACGCTGACGGTATACAGCGCACTGGCGCAGGAAGCCGCCGAATCGGCGGCATTGACGAAGGGCGGCGCGAGCGCGCCGGCCGCCGTCGCGAAGGGACCGATGCAGATGACGATCAGCATGACGCCGGCGCCTGCGGCGGGCGCCGCGGCCGCCGCCGCGAACGGGCCGCTGCGCGGGCCGAACTGCGTCGGCGCGGTGCGTGAATCGACGTCCGTCAGCGTGCCGCTCGGCAAGTCGATGCTGGTGCCGATGCCGGAGCCCGTGCGCAACCGCACGATCGGCAACCCGGCCGTCGCGCAGGCGACGATGGTGTCGCCGCAGACGCTCTACATCCTCGGGCTGTCGGTCGGCACGACCAACATGATCGTGCAGGGCAAGAGCGGCGCGTGCCGGATCATCGACGTGGCGGTCGGCGCCGACGCGGGCGGCCTGCAGGCGTCGCTCGGGCAGCTGATGCCGGGCGAGCGCGACATCCACGTGTCGACCGCGGCCGACACGATCGTGCTCGCGGGCAACGTGTCGAGCGCGCAGGCCGCGCAGCAGGCCGTGCAGATCGCGCGCGCCTACAGCGACAGCGCCGGCGGCGGCGAAGGCGGGACGGCCAAGGGCGGCGGCACCGTGCTCAACATGCTGACCGTGACCGCGCCGCAGCAGGTGATGCTCGAGGTGAAGGTCGCCGAGGTGTCGAAGACGCTGATCAACCAGCTCGGCTCGGCGTTCAACATCCAGGGCGGCTTCGGCTCGTGGAGCGGCGCGCTGGTGAGCAACCTGCTCGCCGGCGTCGCGAGCGGCATCGTCGCGAACAAGGCGAACAACCGGCCGTTCAGCGTCGCGGTGGACGCGCAGAACACCGACAACCTCGTCAAGATCCTCGCGGAGCCGAACCTCGTGACGATCAGCGGCCAGGAAGCGACGTTCCTCGCCGGCGGCAAGATCTTCATCCCGGTCCCGCAGAGCAATACCGGCGGCGGCTCGACGATCACGCTGCAGGAGGAGGAATTCGGCGTCGCGCTGCGGTTCCTGCCGACGGTGCTGTCGAACGGCCGCATCAGCCTGAAGGTCGCGCCGGAGGTGTCGGAGCTGTCGCAGACGGGCGTCACGCTCACCGCGACCAACGTCGCCGGCGCGTCGATCCTGCCGCTGATCACGACGCGGCGCGCATCGACGACCGTGCAGATGGCCGACGGCGAATCGTTCGCGATCGGCGGGCTGATCAAGGACAACGCGACGGGCTCGCTGAAGGCGGTGCCGGGCATCGGCGAAATCCCGGTGCTGGGGGCGCTGGCGCGCAGTACGTCGTTCCAGCAGGACCGCACCGAGCTGATCTTCATCATCACGCCGCACCTCGTGAAGCCGCTGCAGACCGCCGACGTGCCGCTGCCGACCGACAGCTTCACCCGGACGAACGAAGTCGACGTGTTCGCGACCGGCAACATGGAAGGCCGCCACGGCGTGCGCCGGCCGGCCGCGCAACCGGCGAACGGCGCCGCGGATGCGCCGCAGGCACCGGCGCCCACGCCCGCGCAGCAATCGGCTGCGCCCGCGGCGGCCGCGCCCGCACCGCGTGCCCCGGCGCCTGCCGACGCACCGGCGCCTGCCGCGGTCCAGCCGGAGAACGCGGCGGCAGCCGCACCGGCTGCGGCCGGTGCGGTGAGCGCGGCGCCGGCCGTCGCGCAGCCGCCGGCCGATGCGGCCAACGCAGCCCGTGTCGCACGCATCGAAGCCGCCGCCGCGCGTCTCGCGGCGGCCGCGGGCAGCACGCCGCCCCAGAAGCCCCGGCTGCCAGCCGCCGCCCACGCGCAGGTCGCGCGGGCGAACGCAGGCCCCCAGTCCACCGATCATTGA
- a CDS encoding pilus assembly protein TadG-related protein yields the protein MSSAARHPKLTRRSLHRQRGAVAVVVAVALAVLIGFVGLALDLGKLYVTRSELQNSADACALSAARDLTSAISLSVAEADGIAAGHVNFAFFQKSAVQMLTDSNVTFSDSLTNPFLTKTAVSTPANVKYVKCTATLSGIANWFVGVLNTMPGVQVANATQVSASAIATVAAGQTTCAIPVFVCRASSAAPYKVGDWISSPSGSSSTYGPGNFGWAALDGSTNETTIASELSGNTCNITSPPDLGSTGLKSASLRAWNTRFGIYTNGANGSSGQPDFTGYAYVGPKYGPPGTPGIVGDAYTQFVLDRASFKSYQGDGAPPAGSGIATNGTATASNYQTYGGDRRLALAPEGDCSTLSGSSSKLHVTQWDCVLMLDPLPFSPGAGGVVAHLEYLGSTASGSTPCATHGLPGVGSSAGVKVPMLVQ from the coding sequence ATGTCCAGCGCAGCTCGTCATCCGAAACTCACGCGCCGCAGTTTGCATCGACAGCGCGGCGCCGTCGCGGTCGTCGTCGCCGTCGCGCTGGCGGTGCTGATCGGGTTCGTCGGCCTCGCGCTGGATCTTGGCAAGCTGTACGTCACGCGCAGCGAGCTGCAGAACAGCGCCGACGCCTGCGCGCTGTCCGCCGCGCGTGACCTGACTTCGGCGATCAGCCTGTCCGTCGCGGAGGCGGACGGCATCGCCGCCGGTCACGTCAACTTCGCGTTCTTTCAGAAGAGCGCGGTGCAGATGCTGACCGATTCGAACGTCACGTTCAGCGATTCGCTGACGAATCCGTTCCTGACGAAGACGGCGGTTTCGACGCCGGCCAACGTCAAGTACGTGAAATGCACGGCCACGTTGAGCGGCATCGCGAACTGGTTCGTCGGCGTGTTGAACACGATGCCCGGCGTACAGGTCGCGAACGCGACGCAGGTGTCGGCGAGCGCGATCGCGACCGTCGCCGCCGGGCAGACGACCTGTGCGATTCCGGTGTTCGTGTGCCGCGCCTCGTCGGCCGCGCCGTACAAGGTCGGCGACTGGATCTCGTCGCCGTCCGGGTCGTCGTCGACCTACGGCCCCGGCAACTTCGGCTGGGCGGCGCTCGATGGCTCGACCAACGAGACGACCATCGCGAGCGAGCTGTCGGGCAACACCTGCAACATCACGTCGCCGCCCGATCTCGGCTCGACCGGCTTGAAGTCCGCGTCGCTGCGCGCCTGGAACACCCGCTTCGGCATCTATACGAACGGCGCGAACGGCTCGAGCGGCCAGCCCGACTTCACCGGCTATGCGTACGTCGGGCCGAAATACGGGCCGCCCGGCACGCCGGGCATCGTCGGCGATGCGTACACACAGTTCGTGCTCGATCGCGCCAGCTTCAAGTCCTACCAGGGCGACGGCGCGCCGCCGGCCGGCAGCGGCATCGCGACCAACGGGACGGCCACCGCGAGCAACTATCAGACGTACGGCGGCGATCGCCGGCTCGCGCTGGCGCCGGAGGGCGACTGCTCGACGCTGTCGGGCAGCAGCAGCAAGCTGCACGTCACGCAGTGGGACTGCGTGCTGATGCTCGATCCGTTGCCGTTCAGCCCGGGCGCGGGCGGCGTGGTCGCGCACCTCGAATATCTCGGCTCGACCGCATCGGGCTCGACACCTTGCGCGACGCACGGGCTGCCGGGCGTCGGCAGCTCGGCGGGCGTCAAGGTGCCGATGCTCGTTCAATAG
- a CDS encoding TadE/TadG family type IV pilus assembly protein produces the protein MRGVAAVEFALVLIPLIVLATGVAEFGRAIYQYEALTKSTRDAARYLSTYLSSDPAYPLAAAQCLAVYGSTTCGATGTELVPGLTTSMVIVCDAAHTPDCADASDPPQFANVATYDTNNGASSGTPSGSINLVEVKIKGYKYQPIPAFPGLPQITFGNIVTVMRQVS, from the coding sequence ATGCGCGGCGTGGCCGCCGTGGAGTTCGCGCTGGTGCTGATCCCGCTGATCGTGCTCGCGACCGGCGTGGCCGAGTTCGGCCGCGCGATCTACCAGTACGAGGCGCTGACCAAGTCGACCCGCGACGCCGCGCGCTACCTGTCGACCTACCTGTCGAGCGATCCCGCCTATCCGCTTGCGGCGGCGCAGTGCCTCGCCGTCTACGGCAGTACGACCTGCGGCGCGACGGGCACCGAGCTGGTGCCGGGGCTCACCACGTCGATGGTGATCGTCTGCGACGCCGCGCACACGCCCGACTGCGCCGATGCGTCGGATCCGCCGCAGTTCGCGAACGTGGCGACCTACGACACCAACAACGGGGCGTCGAGCGGCACGCCGTCGGGGAGCATCAACCTGGTCGAGGTGAAGATCAAGGGCTACAAGTACCAGCCGATCCCGGCGTTCCCCGGCCTGCCGCAGATCACCTTCGGCAACATCGTCACCGTGATGAGGCAAGTGTCATGA
- a CDS encoding TadE/TadG family type IV pilus assembly protein — protein MKPRTRSPLCRRNERGATVVEFALVAAIFCTLLIGICEFGRVLFYWNTASEAMRLGARTATVCDVNAAGIVKRVKSMLPILADANVAVTYTPSGCDVSSCSFVTLSITNLTVKTMVPFVNVALTMPPFTTTLPRESLNSSTGGSACQ, from the coding sequence ATGAAACCGCGCACCCGTTCCCCGCTGTGCCGCCGCAACGAGCGCGGCGCGACCGTCGTCGAGTTCGCGCTGGTCGCGGCGATCTTCTGCACGCTGCTCATCGGCATCTGCGAGTTCGGCCGCGTGCTGTTCTACTGGAACACCGCGAGCGAGGCGATGCGCCTCGGCGCGCGCACCGCGACCGTGTGCGACGTGAACGCCGCCGGCATCGTCAAGCGCGTGAAGTCGATGCTGCCGATCCTGGCCGATGCGAACGTCGCGGTGACCTACACGCCGTCGGGCTGCGACGTGAGCAGCTGCTCGTTCGTGACGCTGAGCATCACGAACCTCACCGTCAAGACGATGGTCCCGTTCGTCAACGTCGCGCTCACTATGCCGCCCTTCACGACGACGCTCCCGCGAGAGAGCCTGAATTCCTCGACCGGCGGATCAGCCTGTCAATAA
- a CDS encoding AAA family ATPase, whose amino-acid sequence MINILVASDDTARLMRIARLVSDAGRYRVTRAAGRPSQIEHRTDGLDAFDILLIDSGQIDAAELAALERICRQHPGLTGILVSADASPQMLLDAMRAGARDVLQWPIDTAALARALERAAAQSTRRDSGDTRIVSFMSCKGGSGTTFVASNVAYEIAETFKRRVLLIDLNQQFGDAAFLVSDETPPSTLPQLCTQLERLDGAFLDASVARVSDTFHVLAGAGDPVKAAEMRDDALEWILGVAAPRYDFVIFDVGLSLNPVSMVALDRSDRIGLVLLPTMPHVRAGRRLQEILMSLGYSSDQLRLVVNRMTRTGERTRTALEEVLGMHASTTIPDDADTVREAIDQGYPVSRLARTAGVARAVHACAKQIVEGDVRTQPDAASSEPLMSRLFGRKATPKLKSM is encoded by the coding sequence ATGATCAATATCCTCGTAGCTTCCGACGACACGGCCCGGCTCATGCGGATCGCGCGTCTCGTCAGCGACGCCGGCCGCTACCGCGTCACGCGCGCGGCCGGCCGGCCTTCGCAGATCGAGCATCGCACCGACGGGCTCGACGCGTTCGACATCCTGCTGATCGACAGCGGGCAGATCGATGCGGCTGAGCTGGCGGCGCTCGAACGCATCTGCCGGCAGCATCCGGGCCTGACCGGCATCCTGGTGAGCGCCGACGCATCGCCGCAGATGCTGCTGGACGCCATGCGCGCTGGCGCGCGCGACGTGCTGCAGTGGCCGATCGACACGGCCGCGCTCGCCCGTGCGCTCGAACGCGCGGCCGCGCAGAGCACGCGGCGCGACAGCGGCGACACCCGGATCGTGTCGTTCATGTCGTGCAAGGGCGGCTCGGGCACGACGTTCGTCGCGAGCAACGTCGCGTACGAGATCGCCGAGACCTTCAAGCGTCGCGTGCTGCTGATCGACCTGAACCAGCAGTTCGGCGACGCGGCGTTCCTCGTCTCCGACGAGACGCCGCCGTCGACGCTGCCGCAGCTCTGCACGCAGCTCGAACGCCTGGACGGCGCGTTTCTCGACGCGAGCGTCGCGCGGGTCAGCGACACCTTCCACGTGCTGGCCGGCGCGGGCGATCCCGTGAAGGCGGCCGAGATGCGCGACGACGCGCTCGAATGGATCCTCGGCGTTGCCGCGCCGCGCTACGACTTCGTGATCTTCGACGTCGGCCTGAGCCTCAATCCGGTATCGATGGTCGCGCTCGACCGCAGCGACCGGATCGGGCTCGTGCTGCTGCCGACGATGCCGCACGTGCGCGCGGGGCGCCGGCTGCAGGAAATCCTGATGTCGCTCGGCTACTCGAGCGACCAGCTGCGGCTCGTGGTGAACCGGATGACGCGCACGGGCGAGCGCACCCGCACCGCGCTCGAGGAAGTGCTCGGCATGCACGCGAGCACCACGATTCCGGATGACGCCGACACCGTGCGCGAAGCGATCGACCAGGGGTATCCGGTGTCGCGCCTGGCGCGCACCGCCGGCGTCGCGCGCGCGGTGCACGCGTGCGCGAAGCAGATCGTCGAAGGCGACGTGCGCACCCAGCCCGACGCGGCCAGCAGCGAACCGTTGATGTCCCGGCTGTTCGGCCGCAAGGCCACGCCGAAGCTCAAGTCCATGTGA
- a CDS encoding CpaF family protein, giving the protein MSLREQMSLYRTQAPATGAESAGSGHPSVRDAYQKLRREIHAAVLERVELERLSRLPQEQVRHEISMLIARILDEDRLPANDIERRQLAIDVYDEMFGFGPLESLLRDPSVSDILVNTYKQVYVERHGQLELTDVTFYDDAHLMKVIEKIVSRVGRRIDESSPMVDARLPDGSRVNAIIPPSAIDGPLMSIRRFAVCPLKMDDLVRFQSLTPPMAELLDALSRAKVNVLVSGGTGSGKTTLLNILSGFIPPNERIVTIEDAAELQLQQPHVLRLETRPPNIEGKGEITQRTLVRNALRMRPDRIILGEVRGAEALDMLNAMNTGHEGSLATIHANTPRDALTRLENMISIAGLSLPPKTMRQQIASAISVVVQAARLTDGKRKIVSISELTGMEGDIINMQEIFTFRRTGVDKDGTVRGHFTATGVRPKFADRLQAFGINLPDALYDPSRHYEAN; this is encoded by the coding sequence ATGTCATTGCGCGAACAGATGTCGTTGTATCGGACCCAGGCGCCGGCAACGGGCGCGGAGTCGGCCGGATCGGGCCATCCGTCGGTACGCGACGCGTATCAGAAGCTGCGCCGCGAGATCCATGCCGCGGTGCTGGAACGTGTCGAGCTCGAGCGGCTGTCGCGCCTGCCGCAGGAGCAGGTCCGCCACGAGATCTCGATGCTGATCGCGCGCATCCTCGACGAGGACAGGCTGCCCGCGAACGACATCGAGCGGCGCCAGCTCGCGATCGACGTGTACGACGAGATGTTCGGCTTCGGCCCGCTCGAATCGCTGCTGCGCGACCCGAGCGTGTCGGACATCCTCGTCAACACGTACAAGCAGGTCTATGTCGAGCGGCACGGCCAGCTCGAATTGACCGACGTGACGTTCTACGACGACGCACACCTGATGAAGGTGATCGAGAAGATCGTGTCGCGCGTCGGCCGCCGCATCGACGAATCGAGCCCGATGGTCGACGCGCGCCTGCCGGACGGCTCGCGCGTCAACGCGATCATCCCGCCGTCGGCGATCGACGGCCCGCTGATGTCGATCCGGCGCTTCGCGGTGTGCCCGCTGAAGATGGACGACCTCGTGCGCTTCCAGAGCCTCACGCCGCCGATGGCGGAGCTGCTGGACGCGCTGTCGCGCGCGAAGGTGAACGTGCTGGTGTCGGGCGGCACCGGCAGCGGCAAGACGACGCTGCTCAACATCCTGTCGGGCTTCATTCCGCCGAACGAGCGGATCGTCACGATCGAGGACGCGGCCGAACTCCAGCTCCAGCAGCCGCACGTGCTGCGCCTCGAGACGCGTCCGCCGAACATCGAGGGCAAGGGCGAGATCACGCAGCGCACGCTGGTGCGCAACGCGCTGCGGATGCGCCCGGACCGCATCATCCTCGGCGAAGTGCGCGGCGCGGAGGCGCTCGACATGCTGAACGCGATGAACACCGGCCACGAAGGTTCGCTCGCGACGATCCACGCGAACACGCCGCGCGACGCGCTGACGCGCCTCGAGAACATGATCAGCATCGCCGGCCTGTCGCTGCCGCCGAAGACGATGCGCCAGCAGATCGCGTCGGCGATCTCGGTCGTCGTGCAGGCGGCGCGCCTGACCGACGGCAAGCGCAAGATCGTCAGCATCTCCGAGCTGACCGGGATGGAAGGCGACATCATCAACATGCAGGAGATTTTCACGTTCAGGCGCACGGGCGTGGACAAGGACGGCACGGTGCGCGGGCACTTCACCGCGACCGGCGTGCGGCCGAAGTTCGCGGACCGCCTGCAGGCGTTCGGCATCAACCTGCCGGACGCGCTCTACGACCCGTCGCGCCATTACGAGGCGAACTGA
- a CDS encoding type II secretion system F family protein: MDSIFYGFVILTFVAVVLAIEGVYQWWNARHGNAARRIESRLRAMSAGGQVQKERLSILKERMLNEAKPFDRLLMAMPRVHSLDLLLQQSGLDWTVAKLVVLSGALCAATALVLSVTPLPLVAVLPVALFAGCIPTLYVTRHRRRRMRKLERQLPDVCDMIARALRSGHAFTSAIGMVSDEFSDPMGGEFRITFDEINYGVSLHDALMNLANRVPVRDLRYFVIAVLIQRETGGNLAELLDSIAALIRERFKLFDKIRVLSAEGRMSAWVLGLLPFATAGAMMVLNPEFLAVLWQDSAGIKMVATTLVSMAFGVLWMRRIIRIRV; the protein is encoded by the coding sequence ATGGACTCGATCTTTTACGGTTTTGTGATTCTCACCTTCGTCGCGGTCGTGCTCGCGATCGAGGGCGTCTATCAATGGTGGAACGCGCGGCACGGCAATGCCGCACGCCGGATCGAATCGCGCTTGCGCGCGATGTCCGCCGGCGGGCAGGTGCAGAAGGAGCGGCTGTCGATCCTGAAGGAGCGCATGCTCAACGAAGCGAAGCCGTTCGACCGCCTGCTGATGGCGATGCCGCGCGTGCACTCGCTCGACCTGCTGCTGCAGCAGTCCGGCCTCGACTGGACGGTCGCCAAGCTGGTCGTGCTGAGCGGTGCGTTGTGCGCGGCCACCGCGCTGGTGCTGAGCGTCACGCCGCTGCCGCTCGTCGCGGTGCTGCCGGTCGCGCTGTTCGCCGGCTGCATCCCGACGCTGTACGTGACGCGGCATCGCCGCCGCCGGATGCGCAAGCTCGAGCGCCAGCTGCCCGACGTGTGCGACATGATCGCGCGCGCGTTGCGCTCCGGCCACGCGTTCACGAGCGCGATCGGGATGGTCAGCGACGAGTTTTCCGATCCGATGGGCGGCGAGTTCCGCATCACGTTCGACGAGATCAACTACGGCGTGTCGCTGCACGACGCGCTGATGAATCTCGCGAACCGCGTGCCGGTGCGCGACCTGCGCTACTTCGTGATCGCGGTGCTGATCCAGCGCGAGACCGGCGGCAACCTGGCCGAGCTGCTCGACAGCATCGCCGCGCTGATCCGCGAGCGCTTCAAGCTGTTCGACAAGATTCGCGTGCTGTCCGCGGAAGGGCGCATGTCGGCGTGGGTGCTGGGGCTGCTGCCGTTCGCCACCGCCGGCGCGATGATGGTGCTGAACCCGGAATTCCTGGCGGTGCTCTGGCAGGATTCGGCCGGGATCAAGATGGTCGCCACCACGCTGGTGTCGATGGCCTTCGGCGTGCTGTGGATGCGCCGGATCATCCGGATTCGCGTCTGA